The Apium graveolens cultivar Ventura chromosome 6, ASM990537v1, whole genome shotgun sequence genome contains a region encoding:
- the LOC141667267 gene encoding uncharacterized protein LOC141667267 yields the protein MVALTESICWKIVAKAFYETGIGLVIYQKPVTSYFYQSQKTNKPLICDQNRWNNISCARDSHVPGIRSIKIREVSCMESRWVGLWLYLFTKVTLNSGMEQFLLRQCVRIQRKLTREIFTCIKREWLG from the exons ATGGTAGCTCTGACAGAATCGATTTGCTGGAAAATAGTGGCCAAGGCATTTTACGAGACTGGAATTGGCCTAGTTATATATCAAAAACCTGTTACATCTTATTTCTACCAAAGCCAAAAAACAAATAAGCCTCTTATATGTGATCAAAATAGGTGGAACAACATATCATG CGCTAGAGATTCTCATGTTCCT GGAATCAGGAGTATAAAGATAAGAGAAGTATCATGTATGGAGAGTCGATGGGTGGGGCTGTGGCTTTACTTATTCACAAAAGTGACCCTGAATTCTGGTATGGAGCAGTTCTTGTTGCGCCAATGTGTAAG GATACAAAGAAAGCTTACAAGAGAAATCTTCACGTGTATAAAAAGGGAATGGCTCGGATAG